aagtggaagtgaaagcAGAACCTTATAACCGTTCGACCGTTaggttgagttttattttgtaaaaccgttcggtGTAATCTTAGTTTTGAAACCGTTCAGTCTAGACTGTAGTTCTGTAAAGTTTGAATTGTGCAGTATTTTCGTAAGGCCGTTCAGCCATATATATGTACCTTTGCTTCTCAGAACtctaatattattaattgtgaaTATTTTAGATATAGTTTTATGCTggattttgggatgttacaataataatctaacaaaaaaaatccattttaacttcttgtaataaatattgaaagaaaatactaaaactaaaaagaggtattaaccttttataaaatgaatattgaGATTTGCAGtgagttatatattataatttgttgatGGTATCTTTAATTCAGTGTggagttaaaaaaaaagtttgattaCAAGTGATGATGTGGTATAACAATAATTTTGAGGCAACCCAGATTGAAGGAGGAAGTAAAATGGTGGTGGTAATTTTGATGTGAGAATAAAAATAGGTGGAAAAGAAGGTATGAGTAAAAAAATGGAGTATAAGAGTAGAATATGATGGAGTTGCTGTTCTCTCTCAGTGTCACACTCATCCATTAACATACTTCATTACAGTCTCATGCTCTCACCTCCCAATGGATCCTCCTCTCATCACTGACTCCACATTCTCCTCTGCTTACACCCTCGCCGATATCTGGCTCGGAACCTCCCCTTTTCCCCCTTCCGACCACCATTTCTCCGAGGTCCTTCACTTTTCATGTCTTCACTCTATGCTTCAATTACACTTCAATACTTTTTCTACAACACTTTACTTCCTCAATTAAAGTTCAATGCTTTCAGGTTTTTTGCAATTCCCAAATGTTTGGAATTTCGCAAATTGCATCTAAGTTATGTTGTGTTTCTGTGAAAGAGTCGGAATTCAAGTTGTATGAACTGTTTGAGTGAGGGTGTTGTAAACTGTAGGGTTTACTTTTTTGGTGAATTTGAATTGTTGTGGTGTTTTACTGTTTGCTTTGGAGGAAAGAAAACGGAGGttggaaattttgaaatttcatactaagaaaatttgaaggaaagaaaagtttgaagctttacttttaaaatttgatttttctgtctattttccattttgttattggagttactttttctttttctctatttttctattttctttccaAGTGAGGAGCTGGGTTCTGATTGATCCATTGCGTGGGAATTTGAACAGAATGACTCTGGTAGCAATAAACGGATGAAGGTGGAAGGGTGCAGTGTTAAAAATGATGGTTTCAAAGATGAAGCAGAAACAAGTTCTGTGAGTGGTAACAAGTCAAGTGAACAAAGCACTGTACCTTGTGAGGCACCTAAGCAAGACTATATTCACGTGAGAGCAAGAAGGGGCCAAGCTACCGATAACCACAGTCTAGCAGAAAGAGTAACTCTTCTGTTTTTTAACTTCTTGTCTCTTACAAGTTTTGCCTGCTATTGGGCATTTTTCCTTGATGTAGAAACAAATGGAATGTTGGAACTTTTAGacattctctttttctttcttgtgtttaaATTTGCTATTTTTCATAGGCATGCCACTAAACACCACCTGTTTTCCAGGCAAGAAGAGAAAAGATCAGTGAGAGAATGAGGATTCTTCAGGATTTGGTTCCAGGGTGTAACAAGGTACTCATAATATTCTGTTGGAATATCACAAGATTAATGCTTCTATATTTCCTTCAtcgtttgtttgttttaatgttCAGGTAATTGGTAAAGCACTAGTCCTAGATGAGATAATCAATTACATACAGTCGCTGCAGCGTCAGGTTGAGGTGGGTTTCTTCATCTTTCCATCACCTTTTAGTATTTTCACTAGATGATGTTTTCTTCTTAACTTCCAATCTAATTCTGTATGCCAAACAAATTGAGTTTTGTAGTTCCTTTCTATGAAGCTTGAAGCAGTTAATTCAAGGATGAACATGAGCCCTAACACAGATGGGTTTCCTTTAAAAGATGTGAGTCTATCAACTTTGATGTTGATCATACTGActtcaaatattcaattaatttcCACTTGCATAAGATTTAAACATCGTGCAAAATTGTATGTGTTGGCTGCTTAGAAGCTTTTGGAATCCTGCCGAAGAAATTTATCCTGATGCTTTGTCTGGGAAATTGTCTCAAATTATTCTTCTTGActacttttatttgaaaagtcAAAAACTAATAGGATAAAATGATTTCTAACTTGTAAGTTTATGGATCCGTTTGTGACATTGTTCTCACCGATCAGTTGGCAAAGCTTAATTGAAGTCAAGTTGGTATGGAAGAAACAGAgagggagaaaagaaaagaaaggaattGATAGAGGAATGCAGAACCAGTTTTTGATCTGGGAAACGAATAGATCAGAATCGGAAAACCGATGATAATGTCGGTGCATAGTTATCCATAATTGGGATAAAAACAGCTTTGTTATCAATCAATCTAATGGCTGTAGTATCATCATATGACATCTTCCTCAATAACTGAAGGCCAATCAGCAGAAAGGAAGGATTGAATCAGCATATAATTACCCTGATCTTGTCTCCCATTTAACATCCAGTTTAGATGGAACAACATTTTGAAGTTCAACCTTCATGGAGATGATAAAAGGTTGAAGCTTTCACCTACATCGTCTTGAAGCGTTTGAGAATTTTGGCTCCAATACTGTTGATAATTGTTCTTCATTTGTGTAGAAATGCATTGGGATGTGCAAAAGTGCAAAACTGCAATTGGGATTTCGGGACTCACAAATATAATGTATATGGCAAGATCTGTATCAAGCTACATTAGGCTAAATCCTCAGTAATTCACTCTAGCAAACTCCAAATTTAGCTCTATTATAAACTCGACTTGAACATCTTTAGG
This Vigna angularis cultivar LongXiaoDou No.4 chromosome 4, ASM1680809v1, whole genome shotgun sequence DNA region includes the following protein-coding sequences:
- the LOC108331161 gene encoding transcription factor BHLH089, which gives rise to MDPPLITDSTFSSAYTLADIWLGTSPFPPSDHHFSENDSGSNKRMKVEGCSVKNDGFKDEAETSSVSGNKSSEQSTVPCEAPKQDYIHVRARRGQATDNHSLAERARREKISERMRILQDLVPGCNKVIGKALVLDEIINYIQSLQRQVEFLSMKLEAVNSRMNMSPNTDGFPLKDVGGTGMVFGSQAATGYAQGSHPGCLHMQIGGGLREHDSEVSQGNETSFDRFDFLLKN